Proteins encoded within one genomic window of Spirulina major PCC 6313:
- the psaM gene encoding photosystem I reaction center subunit XII: protein MPISDTQVYIALVIALIPGILAFRLSTELYK from the coding sequence ATGCCGATTTCAGATACTCAAGTTTACATCGCCCTCGTGATCGCGTTAATTCCCGGTATTCTCGCGTTCCGCCTCTCCACCGAATTGTACAAATAA
- the psb34 gene encoding photosystem II assembly protein Psb34 has product MRTTQLDNGILNNHAIEPDVYCAAYPTAHEQESYKIQAAWAVLFLASLLLMATTVTSLV; this is encoded by the coding sequence ATGCGCACCACCCAACTCGATAACGGCATCCTCAATAACCACGCCATCGAGCCGGACGTTTACTGCGCCGCCTACCCCACCGCACACGAACAGGAATCCTACAAAATTCAAGCCGCCTGGGCTGTGCTGTTCCTTGCCTCTTTGCTCCTCATGGCAACCACAGTCACCAGCCTCGTCTAA
- the plsY gene encoding glycerol-3-phosphate 1-O-acyltransferase PlsY: MTGLIIVGIAIASYLLGSFPTGYLLTKWLTGLDIRDQGSGSTGATNVLRTVGKWAAATVLLTDALKGAIALALVYSLAYIPAIAPHIPTAELPWFATLAGLLALVGHSRSVWLQFKGGKSVATGIGILLVMSPVVALSTIAVFALTLAVSRIVSLGSILSAIAVTILMLLLHEPLAYCLFGLLAGSYVIVRHRTNLQRIFNGTEPTIGQKLQAHPESSG; this comes from the coding sequence ATGACTGGGTTAATTATTGTGGGGATTGCGATCGCCTCCTATCTGCTGGGGTCATTCCCCACAGGGTATCTTTTGACCAAATGGCTCACGGGCCTGGACATTCGCGACCAAGGCTCCGGCTCCACCGGGGCCACCAACGTCCTCCGCACCGTCGGCAAATGGGCCGCCGCCACCGTCCTCCTCACCGATGCCCTCAAAGGTGCGATCGCCCTCGCCCTCGTCTATAGCCTCGCCTATATCCCCGCGATCGCGCCGCACATCCCCACCGCCGAGCTACCCTGGTTCGCCACCCTCGCTGGACTCCTTGCCCTCGTGGGCCATAGTCGCTCCGTTTGGCTGCAATTCAAAGGCGGCAAATCCGTCGCCACCGGGATCGGTATCCTATTGGTGATGAGTCCCGTTGTCGCCCTCAGCACGATCGCCGTCTTCGCCCTCACCCTCGCCGTGAGTCGGATCGTCTCTTTGGGGTCGATCTTGAGTGCGATCGCCGTCACGATCTTAATGCTGCTGCTCCACGAACCCCTCGCCTACTGCCTCTTTGGCCTCCTCGCAGGCAGCTACGTCATTGTTCGCCACCGCACCAACCTCCAACGCATCTTTAACGGCACAGAACCCACAATCGGGCAAAAACTCCAAGCCCACCCCGAATCCAGCGGCTAA
- the purH gene encoding bifunctional phosphoribosylaminoimidazolecarboxamide formyltransferase/IMP cyclohydrolase, with translation MSKLALLSVSDKTGIVELAQALVQDFDFDLISSGGTAKTLQAAGLPVTKVSDYTGSPEILGGRVKTLHPRIHGGILARRDLPEHLAELEANEIRALDLVVVNLYPFEQTIANPDVTVEDAIENIDIGGPTLLRAAAKNHAHLTVLCRPERYGVYLEELRTNGEPSAAFRRDRALEGFQMTAHYDRAISAYFAQLTDSPAPFTLTAHPHQTLRYGENPHQPATWYKTDESGWSNATQLQGKELSYNNLVDLEAARRIIIEFGDSGDPAAAVLKHTNPCGAAMGATLVEAYERAFAADSVSAFGGIVALNRPIDAPTAAALSKTFLECIVAPGCEPEAAAILKKKSKLRVLLLPDLFTGPKETVKAIAGGLLVQAADDATDDPAQWQVVTQKQPTDAERAEMQFAWKLAKHVKSNAIVISRDRTTVGVGAGQMNRVGAAQIALAQAGDAAKGACLASDGFFPFDDSVRTAAAAGITTIIQPGGSIRDNDSIAAADELEIVMICTGMRHFLH, from the coding sequence GTGAGTAAATTAGCCCTGCTGAGTGTCAGCGATAAAACCGGAATTGTCGAACTTGCTCAAGCCCTAGTTCAAGACTTTGACTTTGATTTGATCAGTAGTGGCGGCACGGCGAAAACCCTCCAAGCAGCGGGATTGCCCGTGACGAAGGTGAGCGACTACACCGGATCACCGGAAATCCTGGGGGGCCGAGTGAAGACCCTCCATCCGCGTATCCATGGCGGGATTTTGGCGCGGCGGGATCTGCCGGAACATTTAGCGGAATTAGAAGCGAACGAGATTCGGGCGTTGGATTTGGTGGTGGTGAACCTGTACCCCTTTGAACAGACGATCGCAAACCCCGATGTCACCGTCGAGGATGCGATCGAAAATATTGATATTGGTGGGCCCACCCTCCTGCGGGCAGCGGCGAAAAATCATGCCCATTTAACCGTCCTCTGTCGCCCGGAACGGTACGGGGTCTATCTGGAAGAATTGCGAACAAACGGAGAACCGAGCGCGGCGTTTCGGCGCGATCGCGCCCTCGAAGGCTTCCAAATGACCGCCCACTACGATCGCGCCATCTCCGCCTATTTCGCCCAACTCACCGACAGTCCCGCCCCCTTCACCCTCACCGCCCACCCCCACCAAACCCTACGCTACGGCGAAAACCCCCACCAGCCCGCCACTTGGTATAAAACCGACGAGAGCGGCTGGAGCAACGCCACCCAATTGCAGGGCAAAGAACTGAGCTATAACAATTTGGTGGATCTCGAAGCGGCACGACGGATCATCATTGAATTTGGCGACAGTGGCGATCCGGCGGCAGCGGTGTTGAAACATACCAACCCCTGCGGCGCGGCCATGGGGGCGACCCTCGTCGAAGCCTACGAACGGGCGTTTGCAGCGGATTCGGTGTCGGCATTTGGGGGGATTGTGGCGTTGAATCGGCCCATTGATGCCCCAACGGCGGCAGCCCTCTCGAAAACCTTTTTAGAATGTATCGTTGCGCCGGGGTGTGAGCCAGAGGCGGCGGCGATTCTCAAGAAAAAATCGAAGCTGCGGGTGTTGCTCTTGCCGGACTTATTCACGGGGCCGAAAGAAACTGTGAAGGCGATCGCGGGCGGTCTCCTCGTCCAAGCCGCCGATGATGCCACCGATGACCCGGCACAGTGGCAAGTGGTGACCCAAAAGCAGCCCACGGACGCAGAACGGGCAGAAATGCAATTCGCCTGGAAGTTGGCAAAACACGTTAAATCCAATGCGATCGTGATTAGCCGCGATCGCACCACCGTCGGCGTAGGCGCAGGGCAAATGAATCGCGTCGGCGCGGCTCAGATTGCCCTCGCCCAAGCCGGGGACGCGGCAAAAGGAGCTTGTCTCGCCAGTGATGGGTTTTTCCCTTTTGATGATTCCGTACGCACCGCCGCCGCAGCGGGGATCACGACCATCATTCAACCCGGCGGCTCCATTCGTGACAACGACTCGATCGCCGCTGCCGATGAGTTAGAAATCGTGATGATTTGTACCGGAATGCGCCATTTCTTGCATTAA
- the mutL gene encoding DNA mismatch repair endonuclease MutL, whose protein sequence is MATIQPLPADVINIIAAGEVIDSVAAVVRELVENAIDAGAGRIAIALDLEQWRVQVADDGQGMDRDSLRSCTQPHSTSKIHTTADLWRITSLGFRGEALHSIAQLSRLEIRSRPGLAATGWRVSYDQQGEVIEMEPDAIAPGTIITVHDLFGRIPVRRHGLPAESQQLKEIQTLIHHFALCYPRLHWQISRGDRPWLKLFPGESPQDILPQLLPRTQPGDFAQFTQTQLPDYPDAQIQVVVGLPDRCHRRRADWLKVAINGRWVRSPALEQTLLASMSRTLPKHRYPVAFLHLTLPPAQIDWNRHPAKTEVYLHHLDFWRDRVRESIDQALRLSPADLTPTAHNQRLGTVFKAAASAGTYTLDRQVTPLTAPAGIQMPLRVVAQVNRMYIVAEHEHGLWLIEQHIAHERVLFEQLQTAWQLVELDPPLIVAGWRDRQVEQLQRIGITVDVFGENLWAVRHCPALLADRDDCMDALVELSLGGDLETAQVATACRSAIRNGTSLSLPEMQTLVEQWQRTHNPRTCPHGRPIYLALDETSLSRFFRRHWVVGKSHGL, encoded by the coding sequence ATGGCGACGATTCAACCCCTGCCTGCTGATGTGATTAATATTATTGCTGCCGGAGAGGTGATCGACTCGGTGGCGGCTGTGGTGCGGGAATTGGTGGAAAATGCGATCGATGCGGGGGCGGGACGGATTGCGATCGCTCTCGATCTTGAACAATGGCGAGTACAAGTGGCCGATGATGGCCAGGGGATGGATCGGGACAGTCTCCGCTCCTGCACCCAGCCCCACAGCACTAGCAAGATCCACACCACGGCGGATCTGTGGCGGATTACGAGTTTGGGGTTTCGGGGGGAAGCGCTGCACAGTATTGCCCAGTTGTCGCGGTTAGAGATTCGCAGTCGTCCCGGTTTGGCGGCAACGGGGTGGCGGGTGAGCTACGACCAACAGGGAGAGGTGATCGAGATGGAACCGGACGCGATCGCTCCCGGCACGATCATCACCGTTCATGATCTCTTTGGGCGGATTCCCGTGCGCCGTCACGGGTTACCCGCTGAAAGCCAACAACTCAAAGAGATCCAAACCCTGATCCATCATTTCGCCCTCTGCTATCCCCGCCTTCACTGGCAGATATCCCGTGGCGATCGCCCCTGGTTAAAACTCTTTCCCGGCGAGAGTCCCCAAGACATCCTGCCCCAACTCTTGCCACGAACGCAGCCGGGAGATTTCGCCCAGTTCACCCAAACCCAACTCCCCGACTATCCCGACGCTCAGATTCAGGTGGTGGTGGGTCTGCCCGATCGCTGTCACCGTCGCCGTGCCGATTGGCTCAAGGTGGCGATCAACGGCCGCTGGGTGCGATCGCCCGCCCTCGAACAGACCCTCCTCGCCAGCATGAGCCGCACCCTCCCCAAACACCGCTACCCCGTCGCCTTCCTCCACCTCACCCTTCCCCCCGCCCAAATCGACTGGAACCGCCACCCCGCCAAAACCGAAGTTTATCTGCATCACCTGGATTTTTGGCGCGATCGCGTCCGGGAGAGCATCGACCAAGCCCTGCGCCTCAGTCCCGCCGATCTCACCCCCACCGCCCACAATCAACGCTTAGGAACCGTCTTCAAAGCCGCCGCCAGCGCCGGAACCTACACCCTCGATCGCCAAGTTACCCCCCTCACCGCCCCGGCAGGCATCCAAATGCCGCTGCGGGTAGTAGCGCAGGTGAACCGGATGTATATTGTGGCCGAGCATGAGCACGGCCTCTGGTTAATTGAGCAGCATATCGCCCATGAGCGGGTCTTGTTCGAGCAATTACAAACCGCGTGGCAGTTAGTGGAGCTTGACCCGCCGCTGATTGTGGCGGGATGGCGCGATCGCCAAGTTGAACAACTCCAGCGCATCGGCATCACCGTCGATGTCTTCGGCGAAAACCTGTGGGCCGTGCGCCACTGCCCCGCCCTCTTAGCCGATCGCGACGATTGCATGGATGCCCTGGTGGAATTGAGCCTAGGGGGAGACCTCGAAACCGCCCAAGTCGCCACAGCCTGCCGCAGCGCGATCCGCAACGGCACATCCCTGAGCCTGCCCGAAATGCAAACCCTCGTCGAACAGTGGCAACGCACCCATAACCCCCGCACCTGCCCCCACGGTCGCCCCATCTATCTCGCCCTCGACGAAACCTCCTTATCTCGCTTTTTTCGCCGTCATTGGGTCGTCGGCAAAAGCCACGGCCTTTAG